In Gemmatimonadetes bacterium T265, one DNA window encodes the following:
- a CDS encoding histidine kinase, translating to MTTPAAPRPPAAADDALDDVLKAVFPGDSEMAARCRAFDWAATPLGPVDGWPSSLRTAVGVCLAAPGPMALSWGPELVLVYNDAYRAVLGAAKHPGALGRPTREVWAEVWDQLAPDFARVMAGGPVPAYEDQRFVLRRDGRDEEAFFSYAFVPVRDEANRVGGGLHVLTETTGRVRAEAALRVERERLALLVLAMPAPVALHWGSEHRLAVVNAAFRRISGGRDFTGLTPREAYPELAGQGILERFDEVVASGAAWVAPETPVRYDQSGLGPEDLWFDLRYEPVRDVDGRVVGVLNFSIDVTDQVRARREVERLLAESEAARAALAESEARFRTVQDASPLGFAIHRPVYGPDGAVVDFTIPYVNAAGARIVGQPRAQLLAGTVLGIWPGTGPDGVFADYVRVLETGEPGYREVLYEHDELVAGLTLTVVRIGDATGGPGADAEIGITFTDVTARLRAEQERARLLAELEAERERLRSVVLHMPAPLALLEGPEHRFTLVNEAFKRVSGGGRDVTGLVPAEAFPELAGSGMFDLHDRVYQTGEPWVGPETLVRYDRDGAGVQDTWFDLRFEPVRDAGGHVVAILNFAVDVTEQVGARRRVERLLAESQAARADAENARRAAEAATRARSDFLSTMSHELRTPLNAIGGYAELLALGITGPVTDAQRQQLERIQASQRHLLGLVNEVLDLSKIDAGAVSVERAPVAVAGTTDAALALVRPQAAAKDLALTEACDAPADVHYLGDEPRVRQVLVNLLANAVKFTPAGGRVALTCAVGEAAAAGGPYLALRVADTGVGIAPDQRERIFEPFTQAGAGTNPYTRAVGGTGLGLTISRRLARLMGGDLTVESTPGAGSTFTLWLPMAERRAQPRPPTPAAGAPAVRAPAAGAPAAGAPADRPPAVGAPGGGRAAPDGGDDARDPLGAADPALARLGDALLAAAGPVVRAWAARLRADPAIPTAAPNGRPRTDAELEDHAATFVTDVALALRTLAAGGPDTPALLRDGTAILATVAERHGAQRARLRWPAAAVARELVLLGEELDAALGRAAQSGAGAGEGAGESAREGAALARARDAVARLIARATRVSLGGHRLAPPDAPVSA from the coding sequence ATGACCACGCCCGCCGCCCCGCGGCCGCCCGCCGCCGCGGACGACGCCCTCGACGATGTCCTCAAGGCCGTGTTCCCGGGCGACTCCGAGATGGCCGCCCGCTGCCGCGCGTTCGACTGGGCCGCCACGCCGCTCGGCCCCGTCGATGGGTGGCCGTCGAGCCTGCGGACCGCGGTCGGCGTCTGTCTGGCGGCGCCCGGCCCCATGGCCCTCTCCTGGGGGCCGGAGCTGGTGCTCGTCTACAACGACGCCTATCGCGCGGTGCTCGGTGCGGCCAAGCACCCGGGGGCGCTCGGGCGCCCGACGCGCGAGGTCTGGGCCGAGGTCTGGGACCAGCTCGCGCCCGACTTCGCGCGGGTTATGGCCGGCGGCCCCGTCCCCGCGTACGAGGACCAGCGGTTCGTCCTCCGCCGCGACGGGCGCGACGAAGAGGCGTTCTTCAGCTACGCGTTCGTCCCGGTGCGCGACGAAGCCAATCGGGTGGGCGGCGGGCTGCACGTGTTGACCGAGACCACGGGGCGGGTGCGGGCCGAGGCGGCGCTCCGCGTCGAGCGCGAGCGGCTCGCGCTCCTCGTGCTGGCGATGCCGGCGCCGGTGGCGCTGCACTGGGGGTCCGAGCACCGCCTCGCGGTCGTCAACGCGGCGTTCCGGCGGATCAGCGGCGGGCGCGACTTCACCGGGCTCACCCCGCGCGAGGCCTACCCCGAGCTCGCCGGCCAGGGCATCCTCGAGCGGTTCGACGAGGTGGTCGCGAGCGGCGCGGCGTGGGTCGCGCCCGAGACGCCCGTGCGCTACGACCAGAGTGGGCTGGGGCCGGAGGACCTCTGGTTCGACCTGCGCTACGAGCCCGTGCGCGACGTGGACGGCCGGGTGGTCGGCGTGCTGAACTTCTCGATCGACGTGACCGACCAGGTGCGCGCCCGGCGCGAGGTCGAGCGACTGCTGGCCGAGAGCGAGGCGGCGCGCGCGGCGCTGGCCGAGAGCGAGGCGCGCTTCCGGACCGTGCAGGACGCCTCGCCGCTCGGCTTCGCCATCCACCGGCCCGTGTACGGCCCGGACGGCGCCGTGGTCGACTTCACGATCCCCTACGTGAACGCGGCCGGCGCGCGCATCGTCGGGCAGCCGCGCGCGCAGCTCCTGGCCGGCACCGTGCTCGGCATCTGGCCGGGGACGGGGCCGGACGGCGTGTTCGCGGACTACGTGCGCGTGCTCGAAACGGGCGAGCCGGGGTACCGCGAGGTCCTGTACGAGCACGACGAGCTCGTGGCCGGCCTCACGCTCACGGTGGTGCGCATCGGCGACGCGACCGGCGGACCGGGGGCGGACGCGGAGATCGGTATCACGTTCACCGACGTGACCGCGCGGTTGCGGGCCGAGCAGGAGCGCGCGCGGCTGCTGGCCGAGCTGGAGGCCGAGCGCGAGCGGCTCCGGTCGGTCGTCCTGCACATGCCGGCGCCGCTCGCGCTGCTCGAGGGCCCCGAGCACCGCTTCACGCTCGTCAACGAGGCGTTCAAGCGCGTCAGCGGCGGTGGGCGCGACGTCACCGGGCTCGTCCCGGCGGAGGCGTTCCCCGAGCTCGCCGGCAGCGGGATGTTCGACCTGCACGACCGCGTGTACCAGACCGGCGAGCCGTGGGTCGGGCCGGAGACGCTCGTGCGCTACGACCGGGACGGCGCCGGCGTGCAGGACACCTGGTTCGACCTGCGCTTCGAGCCGGTGCGCGACGCCGGCGGCCACGTGGTCGCGATTCTCAACTTCGCCGTGGACGTGACCGAGCAGGTGGGGGCCCGCCGCCGGGTCGAGCGGCTGCTGGCGGAGAGCCAGGCGGCCCGCGCCGACGCGGAGAACGCGCGGCGAGCAGCGGAGGCGGCGACCCGCGCCCGGAGCGACTTCCTGAGCACGATGAGCCACGAGCTCCGGACGCCGCTCAACGCCATCGGCGGCTACGCGGAGCTGTTGGCGTTAGGCATCACCGGCCCGGTCACCGACGCCCAGCGCCAGCAGCTCGAGCGCATCCAGGCGAGCCAGCGCCACCTGCTCGGGCTCGTGAACGAGGTGCTCGACCTGTCCAAGATCGACGCCGGGGCGGTGAGCGTGGAGCGCGCGCCCGTGGCGGTCGCGGGCACGACGGACGCCGCGCTCGCGCTCGTGCGGCCGCAGGCGGCGGCCAAGGACCTCGCGCTCACCGAGGCGTGCGACGCGCCCGCCGACGTGCACTACCTGGGCGACGAGCCGCGGGTGCGGCAGGTCCTCGTCAACCTGCTGGCCAACGCCGTCAAGTTCACGCCCGCGGGCGGGCGCGTGGCGCTCACGTGTGCGGTGGGCGAGGCGGCGGCGGCCGGCGGTCCGTACCTGGCGCTGCGCGTGGCCGACACGGGCGTGGGGATCGCGCCCGACCAGCGGGAGCGCATTTTCGAGCCGTTCACACAAGCCGGCGCGGGGACGAACCCGTACACGCGCGCGGTGGGCGGCACGGGGCTCGGGCTGACGATCAGCCGGCGGCTGGCGCGGCTCATGGGCGGCGATCTCACGGTGGAGAGCACGCCGGGGGCGGGGAGCACCTTCACACTCTGGCTGCCGATGGCCGAGCGGCGGGCCCAGCCGCGCCCGCCGACGCCGGCCGCGGGCGCACCGGCCGTGAGAGCGCCGGCCGCGGGGGCACCGGCCGCGGGGGCACCGGCTGACCGCCCGCCCGCCGTCGGCGCCCCGGGCGGTGGGCGGGCGGCGCCCGACGGTGGGGACGACGCGCGGGACCCCTTGGGGGCCGCCGACCCCGCCCTGGCGCGCCTCGGCGACGCGCTGCTGGCCGCTGCCGGGCCCGTGGTGCGCGCGTGGGCGGCGCGCCTGCGGGCCGACCCGGCGATCCCCACCGCGGCCCCGAACGGCCGGCCGCGCACCGACGCCGAGCTGGAGGACCACGCGGCCACGTTCGTCACCGACGTCGCGCTCGCGCTGCGCACGCTCGCCGCCGGCGGGCCCGACACGCCCGCACTGCTGCGCGACGGCACGGCGATCCTGGCCACGGTCGCGGAGCGGCACGGGGCGCAGCGCGCCCGGCTCAGGTGGCCCGCCGCGGCGGTCGCGCGCGAGCTGGTGCTCCTGGGCGAGGAGCTCGACGCCGCGCTGGGGCGCGCGGCGCAGAGCGGCGCCGGGGCCGGGGAGGGCGCCGGGGAGAGTGCCCGCGAGGGCGCCGCGCTCGCCCGCGCCCGGGACGCCGTGGCGCGGCTGATCGCGCGGGCCACGCGCGTCAGCCTCGGCGGGCACCGCCTCGCCCCGCCCGACGCGCCCGTGAGTGCCTAA
- a CDS encoding DNA-directed RNA polymerase sigma-70 factor, with protein sequence MATHAVPPGPRPPGALPPGPALPGTVTTLLREAGAGDAQALDRVFAAVYAELRRLARLVRRGQPGATLSSTALVHEAYLKLVPAADQEWRGRAHFFALAARAMRQVLVDAARARLRAKRGGGAQLVTLDGAAAAAPLRPEHLIALDAALERLAALEPRHARVVECRYFAGLTAEETAALLDVSVPTVNRDWRAARAWLAAELGDA encoded by the coding sequence TTGGCGACGCACGCCGTTCCGCCGGGCCCGCGACCACCGGGCGCGCTGCCGCCCGGTCCGGCGCTGCCGGGCACCGTGACGACCCTGCTCCGCGAGGCCGGCGCGGGCGACGCGCAGGCGCTCGACCGGGTGTTCGCCGCCGTCTACGCCGAGCTGCGGCGGCTGGCGCGCCTGGTGCGGCGCGGCCAGCCCGGCGCCACGCTCTCCAGCACCGCGCTCGTCCACGAGGCGTACCTCAAGCTCGTGCCCGCGGCCGACCAGGAGTGGCGCGGGCGCGCGCACTTCTTCGCCCTCGCCGCGCGCGCGATGCGGCAGGTGCTGGTCGACGCCGCGCGGGCGCGGCTGCGGGCCAAGCGCGGCGGCGGCGCGCAACTCGTCACCCTCGACGGGGCGGCGGCCGCCGCCCCGCTCCGCCCCGAGCACCTGATCGCCCTCGACGCGGCGCTGGAGCGGCTGGCCGCGCTCGAGCCGCGGCACGCGCGCGTCGTCGAGTGCCGCTACTTCGCCGGGCTCACCGCCGAGGAGACGGCGGCGCTGCTCGACGTCTCGGTGCCGACGGTGAACCGCGACTGGCGCGCCGCCCGCGCGTGGCTCGCCGCCGAGCTGGGCGACGCCTAA
- a CDS encoding IS21 family transposase: MISRELSMTVRYLAREGEPIAVLARRFGLSRQTIYNQLARATTAPAPRPRRPSALDPHRDYLAARLALFDLPAPVLLRELRAKGYTGGLTVLRAAMRPLKAAQIQRVTERFETLPGRQAQADWGECGTITVGAETKKLSVFVLVLGYSRMLYARFTTSMKQPALFGCLQRAFTALGVPRELLVDNMKACVDRHDVAAGVVHWAPAFLDFAEHYGVLPVASPPYWPRVKGKVERGVGYVKHSFLEGRAFTDLADLNAQLERWLATVANQRVHGTTKAIPAVRYAEEQQAMRAAAAVPPYDVRPVELRVAALDCHVSYRGVRYSVAPTAAGHTVTIRPSGELVGDPFVVLLGEQVVATHQRRPRGTPDVTLSEHVAAVRALTRGQSATARRPGHHRPHFVQQPGAVLGMSVDLPSATLDAIRQLAPVVETRGLAQYEAMLTGAAA; this comes from the coding sequence GTGATCTCCCGGGAGCTGTCCATGACCGTGCGTTACCTCGCGCGTGAGGGCGAGCCCATCGCCGTCCTCGCCCGCCGCTTCGGCCTCAGCCGCCAGACCATTTACAACCAGCTCGCCCGCGCCACGACGGCGCCGGCGCCGCGTCCGCGCCGTCCCTCGGCGCTCGACCCACACCGCGACTACCTCGCGGCGCGTCTCGCTCTGTTCGATCTACCCGCCCCCGTGCTGCTCCGGGAGCTGCGCGCGAAGGGGTACACGGGCGGCCTCACCGTCCTGCGCGCCGCGATGCGCCCGCTCAAGGCGGCGCAGATCCAGCGCGTGACCGAACGCTTCGAGACGCTGCCCGGTCGCCAGGCGCAGGCCGACTGGGGCGAGTGCGGCACGATCACCGTCGGCGCCGAGACGAAGAAGCTGTCGGTCTTCGTCCTCGTGCTCGGCTACAGCCGCATGCTGTACGCGCGCTTCACGACGAGCATGAAGCAGCCGGCGCTCTTCGGCTGTCTGCAGCGCGCGTTCACCGCGCTCGGCGTCCCGCGCGAGCTCCTGGTCGACAACATGAAGGCGTGCGTCGACCGGCACGACGTCGCCGCGGGCGTCGTGCACTGGGCGCCCGCCTTCCTCGACTTCGCCGAGCACTACGGCGTGCTGCCCGTGGCGAGCCCGCCCTACTGGCCGCGGGTCAAGGGCAAGGTCGAGCGCGGGGTCGGGTACGTGAAGCACTCGTTTCTGGAAGGCCGCGCCTTCACCGACCTCGCCGACCTGAACGCGCAGCTCGAGCGCTGGCTCGCCACGGTCGCCAATCAGCGCGTGCACGGCACCACGAAGGCGATCCCTGCGGTGCGCTACGCGGAGGAGCAGCAGGCCATGCGGGCGGCCGCGGCCGTGCCGCCCTACGACGTGCGCCCGGTCGAGCTGCGCGTCGCGGCGCTCGACTGCCACGTGAGCTACCGCGGCGTGCGCTACAGCGTGGCCCCGACCGCGGCGGGACACACGGTCACGATCCGGCCGAGCGGGGAGCTGGTCGGCGACCCCTTCGTCGTGCTGCTTGGTGAGCAGGTCGTCGCCACGCACCAGCGCCGCCCGCGCGGCACGCCCGACGTCACCCTGTCCGAACACGTGGCGGCGGTACGCGCGCTGACGCGCGGCCAGAGCGCGACGGCCCGGCGTCCCGGCCACCACCGGCCGCACTTCGTGCAGCAGCCAGGGGCCGTGTTAGGCATGAGCGTCGACCTGCCGAGCGCGACGCTCGACGCCATCCGGCAGCTCGCCCCCGTGGTCGAGACGCGCGGCCTGGCGCAGTACGAGGCCATGCTCACCGGGGCCGCGGCATGA
- a CDS encoding ATPase AAA has product MSAAVSYERVRDQLARLTLDAALASLDPVLARGQEAEQTTVEVLDVLLGLELAARFERRIATNRKLAGLPALKTLESFDFAAQPEVPKAVVDELATLRFLHQGENVLLLGPCGVGKTHIATGLAVTALARGHRIYFLTLHDLVTKSRAARERNRLDAFLQPLLRPELLVLDEIGYLPLERPDATCLFELVNKRYQLQKSIILTSNKSFGAWDEIFPDTALATALLDRLLHRATTLTIRGESYRVRHRRKAGLPGPPPHAGGASPSA; this is encoded by the coding sequence ATGAGCGCGGCCGTCAGCTACGAGCGCGTGCGCGACCAGCTCGCCCGCCTCACGCTCGACGCGGCGCTCGCCTCACTCGACCCCGTGCTCGCGCGCGGGCAGGAGGCCGAGCAGACCACGGTCGAGGTCCTCGACGTGCTGTTAGGCCTCGAACTGGCGGCGCGCTTCGAGCGGCGCATCGCGACCAACCGGAAGCTCGCCGGGCTGCCCGCGCTCAAGACGCTCGAGAGCTTCGACTTCGCCGCGCAGCCCGAGGTGCCCAAAGCCGTCGTCGACGAACTCGCGACCCTGCGCTTCCTGCACCAGGGCGAGAACGTGCTGCTCTTGGGGCCGTGCGGGGTCGGAAAAACGCACATCGCGACCGGCCTCGCGGTCACGGCGCTCGCGCGGGGGCACCGCATCTACTTCCTCACGCTGCACGACCTCGTAACGAAGTCGCGGGCCGCGCGCGAGCGCAACCGGCTCGACGCCTTCCTGCAGCCGCTGCTCCGGCCCGAGCTCCTGGTGCTCGACGAGATCGGCTACCTGCCGCTGGAGCGCCCGGACGCGACCTGCCTCTTCGAGCTGGTCAACAAACGCTACCAATTGCAGAAGTCGATCATCCTCACGAGTAACAAGAGTTTTGGGGCGTGGGACGAGATTTTTCCGGACACCGCGCTCGCGACCGCCCTGCTCGACCGCCTCCTCCACCGCGCGACCACGCTCACCATCCGCGGGGAGAGCTACCGCGTGCGGCACCGCCGCAAGGCTGGTCTGCCCGGCCCACCCCCGCACGCCGGAGGTGCCTCGCCCAGCGCGTAA
- a CDS encoding two-component system response regulator, protein MSDPVRVLVVDDEETIRLAIGRFLERRGYTISAASDAAAALRTLEGAPAGHYALMLCDVRMPGMNGVDLVPRVRAIDPALAVVMLSAVDDAASARAAFTAGAVDYLVKPVELAALEAAVEDALRRRALELARRSAEDAVRDELAVQDGAADKARRAAAASMRATSLAVAEALVAALEAKDPYAGGRAARVSALAASIAAELGFDEDMVESVRLAARLHDVGTIGVRDEVLHKPGPLTPEERGHVREHVRLGLAILAPLGAVPGMHDVMAAVADHHERWDGAGYPRAIVGAAIAPGGRVLAAADTWDAVTSARSYQGAMAPEAALEYLGTLVGGLLDPAVYAALATVVRRGEALSFLE, encoded by the coding sequence ATGAGCGACCCGGTCCGCGTGCTGGTCGTCGACGACGAGGAGACGATCCGCCTCGCGATCGGCCGCTTCCTCGAGCGACGCGGGTACACGATCTCCGCGGCGTCGGACGCCGCGGCAGCGCTGCGGACGCTCGAAGGCGCGCCGGCCGGGCACTACGCGCTGATGCTGTGCGACGTGCGGATGCCCGGCATGAATGGCGTCGACCTCGTGCCGCGCGTGCGGGCGATCGACCCGGCGCTCGCCGTCGTCATGCTGAGCGCGGTCGACGACGCGGCGAGCGCGCGCGCGGCGTTCACCGCGGGCGCGGTCGACTACCTCGTCAAGCCGGTCGAACTCGCGGCGCTCGAGGCCGCGGTCGAGGACGCGCTGCGCCGCCGCGCGCTCGAGCTGGCCCGCCGGTCGGCCGAGGACGCGGTGCGGGACGAGCTCGCGGTGCAGGACGGCGCGGCCGACAAGGCGCGCCGTGCGGCCGCGGCGTCGATGCGGGCGACGAGCCTGGCGGTGGCCGAGGCGCTCGTCGCGGCGCTCGAAGCGAAGGACCCCTACGCCGGGGGCCGGGCCGCGCGGGTCTCCGCACTCGCGGCGTCGATCGCCGCGGAACTGGGCTTCGACGAGGACATGGTGGAGTCGGTGCGGCTGGCCGCGCGTCTGCACGACGTCGGGACGATCGGGGTGCGCGACGAGGTGCTCCACAAGCCCGGCCCGCTCACGCCCGAGGAGCGCGGCCACGTGCGCGAGCACGTCCGCCTCGGCCTCGCCATCCTCGCCCCGTTAGGCGCGGTGCCGGGGATGCACGACGTCATGGCGGCGGTCGCCGACCACCACGAGCGCTGGGACGGCGCCGGCTACCCGCGCGCGATCGTCGGCGCCGCGATCGCGCCGGGCGGGCGCGTGCTCGCCGCCGCCGACACGTGGGACGCGGTGACGTCGGCGCGGTCCTACCAGGGCGCGATGGCGCCCGAGGCCGCGCTGGAGTACCTGGGCACGCTCGTCGGCGGGCTGCTGGACCCGGCGGTCTACGCGGCGCTCGCGACGGTCGTGCGGCGCGGCGAGGCGCTCAGCTTCCTGGAGTGA
- a CDS encoding hypothetical protein (frameshifted, deletion at around 2144659;~possible pseudo due to internal stop codon), with protein sequence MVPSRPDLAAFSPLMPAAAGAAEPPEASATPAAAAFVLAVDARGTLVAADAAATVQLAAGGPVLRPGVDLPSALRAAGEGTAALAVANAFAAPDAGEVTFTVHDAGGLARARWRLLPLPGVGSARAAAWTVVVERAPDGVPGRREAETLAAVARELAQVGDDATAALAQLARGALDLFDAAGACVVTFDDSPGRPEKARVEATAGTLDPLAGHVTRLMQEPSLFGDVARSREVVIVNDAEHDPRIDPRYGVPFAMRQVLAAPLVIDAHVAAVLCVVNVPRGAFGDTDAELARRLADHGALAMRNVRLLAARGLAQSRAEAAAAVAQVALDADDAASGASKILAALARVVAAPGKVLSVVDRERGVLRCLAVTGETTFVPGAERPLVQTLAHDALARGEVVEVPDHGAALRERGRAGEDAPLGGVVLVPIMARGVMVGDLCVRYSSDAPLGADTLETLRLLGPSVGVAMDVLLREERERAHLDEERRREEQLRQAEKLAALGELVAGVAHEMNNPLAGISAFAELLLETPPDAPFDAEDREAVRLIKREADRATAVVRDLLTFAREAAPTWGPVALDALLERTVRVRAYAARTAGVDVRLDIEPDLPPVRGDERKLQQVFVNLIANAEHALRGSAPGERRVTVCAWRAAPNRVGVRVRDTGPGVPPDVLGRVFEPFFTTKPPGEGTGLGLSVSYGIVHAHGGELRAQNLPDGGAAFDVLLPVDPGRRAAGSATTSVQERE encoded by the coding sequence GTGGTGCCCTCCCGTCCCGACCTCGCGGCGTTTTCGCCGCTGATGCCGGCCGCGGCCGGCGCCGCCGAGCCGCCGGAAGCGTCGGCGACCCCCGCGGCTGCCGCGTTCGTGCTGGCCGTCGACGCGCGCGGCACCCTGGTCGCGGCCGACGCGGCTGCGACCGTACAGTTGGCCGCCGGCGGTCCGGTGCTCCGGCCGGGGGTGGACCTGCCGTCGGCGCTCCGGGCCGCGGGCGAGGGGACCGCAGCACTCGCCGTCGCGAACGCCTTTGCCGCCCCCGACGCGGGCGAGGTGACGTTCACGGTGCACGACGCGGGCGGACTCGCGCGGGCCCGGTGGCGCCTCCTGCCGCTCCCGGGCGTCGGCAGCGCCCGGGCCGCAGCGTGGACGGTGGTCGTCGAACGGGCCCCGGACGGCGTGCCGGGACGCCGGGAGGCCGAGACGCTCGCCGCGGTCGCGCGCGAGCTCGCCCAGGTCGGCGACGACGCGACGGCCGCCCTCGCACAGCTCGCGCGCGGCGCGCTCGACCTGTTCGACGCCGCGGGCGCCTGCGTCGTGACGTTCGACGACTCGCCCGGTCGCCCGGAGAAGGCGCGGGTCGAGGCGACCGCGGGCACGCTCGACCCGCTCGCCGGCCACGTCACCCGCCTCATGCAGGAGCCGTCGCTGTTCGGCGACGTGGCGCGCTCGCGCGAGGTGGTCATCGTCAACGACGCGGAGCACGATCCGCGCATCGACCCGCGCTACGGGGTGCCGTTCGCGATGCGCCAGGTGCTCGCCGCACCGCTCGTCATCGACGCGCACGTGGCGGCGGTGCTCTGCGTGGTGAACGTGCCGCGCGGCGCGTTCGGGGACACGGACGCGGAGCTGGCGCGGCGCCTGGCCGACCACGGGGCGCTCGCGATGCGCAACGTGCGCCTGCTCGCCGCGCGCGGGCTCGCCCAGTCGCGGGCCGAGGCGGCCGCGGCGGTCGCGCAGGTTGCCCTCGACGCCGACGACGCGGCGTCGGGCGCGTCCAAGATCCTCGCCGCGCTGGCCCGCGTGGTCGCCGCACCCGGCAAGGTGTTGAGCGTGGTCGACCGCGAGCGCGGCGTGCTCCGCTGCCTGGCCGTGACGGGCGAGACGACTTTCGTGCCCGGCGCGGAGCGCCCGCTCGTCCAGACGCTGGCGCACGACGCGCTCGCCCGGGGCGAGGTGGTCGAGGTGCCGGACCACGGCGCTGCGCTGCGCGAGCGCGGGCGCGCCGGCGAGGACGCGCCACTCGGCGGCGTCGTGCTCGTCCCGATCATGGCGCGCGGCGTCATGGTGGGCGATCTCTGCGTGCGCTACTCGTCGGACGCGCCGCTCGGCGCCGACACGCTCGAAACGCTCCGTCTGCTCGGCCCCTCGGTCGGCGTCGCGATGGACGTCCTGCTGCGCGAGGAGCGGGAACGCGCCCACCTCGACGAGGAACGCCGGCGCGAGGAGCAGCTCCGACAGGCCGAGAAGCTCGCCGCGCTCGGCGAACTCGTGGCGGGCGTCGCGCACGAGATGAACAACCCCCTCGCCGGCATTTCCGCGTTCGCCGAACTCCTCCTCGAAACGCCGCCGGACGCGCCCTTCGACGCCGAGGACCGCGAGGCCGTGCGCCTCATCAAGCGCGAGGCGGACCGGGCGACCGCGGTCGTGCGCGACCTGCTGACGTTCGCGCGCGAGGCGGCGCCGACGTGGGGGCCGGTAGCGCTCGACGCGCTCCTCGAACGCACGGTGCGGGTGCGCGCCTACGCCGCGCGCACGGCCGGCGTCGACGTGCGTCTCGACATCGAACCCGACCTCCCGCCCGTGCGAGGCGACGAACGCAAACTCCAACAGGTGTTCGTCAACCTGATCGCGAACGCCGAACACGCCCTCCGCGGCTCGGCACCGGGCGAGCGGCGCGTCACCGTGTGCGCCTGGCGCGCCGCGCCCAACCGCGTCGGCGTGCGCGTACGCGACACCGGCCCGGGCGTGCCGCCGGACGTGTTGGGGCGGGTCTTCGAGCCGTTCTTCACGACGAAGCCGCCGGGCGAGGGCACCGGCCTCGGGCTGAGCGTGAGCTACGGGATCGTCCACGCGCACGGCGGCGAGCTGCGCGCGCAGAACCTGCCCGACGGGGGCGCCGCGTTCGACGTGCTGCTCCCGGTCGATCCGGGGCGGCGCGCCGCGGGCTCCGCGACCACCTCCGTCCAGGAGCGAGAATGA